From the Corythoichthys intestinalis isolate RoL2023-P3 chromosome 6, ASM3026506v1, whole genome shotgun sequence genome, the window acaatgctagtctgttagcgaatgtagttagcggccgcctgatgttaacagagcttttccggtgaaaattcttgtgaataactgcttattaaatccccaaattctttatagaaatggacgtaaaacagtctcaattattGGTTAATAGCAAAAAGAAGGAGCAGTCAGCGTTTCTTTTACGTAaaaatgtcgaagtacaatgctagtctgttagtgaatgtagctatcggccgcctgatgtaaacagagcatttcaggtcaaaattcttgtgaacatctgcttaaatccccaaattctttatagatatggacataaaacagtctcgattcttggttaaaagcaaaaaaaaaataaaaaaatcgtgcagtaagcatttattctacataaatatgtcgaagtacaatgttaGTCTCATagcgaatgtagctagcggccgcctgatgtaaacagagcttttccggtgaaaatacttgtgaataagtgcttaaatccccgaattcatttccaatatggacataaaacagtctcaattcttggttaatagcaaaaaaataagtgcagtaagcatttattttatgtaaatatgtcgaagtacaatgctagtctgttaacgaatgtagctagcggccgcctgatgcaaacagagcttttccggtgaaaatactTGTTaatacatgcttaaatccccgaattcattataaatatggatgtaaaacagtctcaatttttggttaatagcaaaaaaaaaagtggaatcagcatttattttatgtaaatatgtcgaagtacaatgctagtctgttaacgaatgtagctagcggccgcctgatgcaaacagagctttttccggtgaaaattattgtgaataactgcttaaatccctgaattctttataaatatggacgtaaaacagtctcaattcttggttaatagCAGAAAAAAGTACAGCCAGCATTTATTTtgagtaaatatgtcgaagtacaatgctagtctgttagtgaatgtagctagcggccgcctgatgtaagcagagcttttccggtgaaaattcttgtcaataaatgcttaaatccccaaattctttatagatatggacgtaaaacagtctcgattcttggttagaagcaaatAAAACTGTctattaagcatttattttacgtaaatattgcgaactatgatgccaatgctgtagcagctaatttgtcccattgatttttttcacaacgtttcaaaatgcatgcatggtacgaaaaataattaccttgaatcctccaacaaatcactcctgagacaatccttcctgtttgtatgcggtacagcttttgtacttttatcctaaatccggcgttgaatgctgcatgtgtcgctgcgaccgactgcgaataactaaagcggattgtgggataccTGGCCCTCTCTgcttgaaggcgttgcgcagtggctAGCCGaattgacccgtcaatacaattacGAAGTCTATGGATCTCTTTTTGTACATCGGCACATTGTGTGACAACTTTAACCCCTCTGACCTCAGCCCTCTTGATGAACTGCTCAGTGGCGGCCTTCTCGTTCTCCTTGTGTCCCCGCCAGGCCCGCAGCGCTGAGGCCTGCAGGGCGCGGCCGAAGGAAAAGGTGAGGGTCCAGGGTTTTGCCAAGGGGCAGTTGTTGATAGCGTTCAGGTGCACGGACGCCTCTTCTTCACTCTGGCCACCAGAGAGGAAGGCAACACCTAATTGGAAATACAACATATTTAGTAGACAACTAACCAATCTTGGGCGTTTGTTTTGCCATGCTAAGGCAGGAAGTGTGTCCTGTGTGTGAGACCAAGTtttctgacactgagcaacacatTTCCCTCCAGAATACTCTTATAGTCTTGAGATTTCCTTGAATTAGCtctgcattgcattgcattgaaataagactgaaaaagagggggtcgtcataTATTCAGGGTCtatacattatacccattcacaacgctagatggcgccagatatcattgaagcaatgttctgtcatgagagatctcagctactctccccattcacgacgctagatggcgccagatatcattgaagcgatgttctgtcatgactgatctcagctactctcaagtttagccagtttgcattattttattgcaatgtttttccttattcggatttgtttcaagactacagttagttagatggttaatgcagttattgcagttttgttgttttagcacaatcgattggtttatttacatttcaaataccaaaagccattcatttacgaatgtgattgcactttagtttacatatttaaatgttcagatgttaaattttgaatgaggcaaaatgacatgctttttctctcaaatatattgctataatcatttgtttcggatgtactgtacttTACTATTTTGCTGTATTACTATAACACAATTAATATGACCAATGATTTTGTATGATTGCTTcagacttggaataaattgtcaacttgtgtttcaaagcctttttccagcttttaaaatggagtcagtacaaggggtgaagactagtgctgcaacgattcatcgattaactcgagtattcaatgagaaaaaaatactcaaattaaaatttttttgctttgagtattcatttaattaaagtggcgttgtaatggtttaatttgaaagtgtttgcatttagttttatttatttatttgggtggatacactgcctggtttgcctcttttcacacagccgaatccaactgctccctgttaagaccaacgtaagctaagtttttgtttgagctaatgttttttaatgcattcagaatTTAGTTTGAGGTATATTtagaagttttttgtgggaatatgtgtctgaaccatttgttaagagcattgtaataaaaaacttttgtattaaatagcatttaagctagcggactttttcaatgtaagttagcccattcttcttttgttgtacatagatcttcatttaaaaaaaaaaaaaatttttttaattatatcgtttgaggctcagctcaggtattttaatttttcatgttccttaaccgattacttgattattcgaattaaCTAGTCCGTCCAttattcgactactaaaatattcgatagctgcacccCTAGTTAAGATTAAGGTGAAcgtgcagagtttggccttttggccaagTTGTAGGACTTCCACCAGTGTGGGTCGTTGGAATTGCTGGACTAGCCTTTCTATCCGTCGTACCCTTTAAGACAACTGGACAACTCAGCTAATTTTTGACTCCAAGATCACTTGTCAAGCCGAAGACTTTTACGAAAGTGTTGGGTCATCAAAACCGTCTGAGGAATAGATTATAGGCTATAggttaatgaatcacgttaggGTACGTGTTGACTTACCAGCCACCGCCGGAGGAACCGTGCGGCGCAGGGCAGTGAGGGTTGCCATTGCGACATCCTCTGGACTATACTTTTTGCTGCAGCCATGGCCTGGAGTGACCATGTTGGGTTTGAGCAGTGTACCCTCCAGGTACACATGGTGGTCTGACATGGCTTGGTAAACGGCTGTCAGCACCTGAACTCCAAAACAACgattattggtttcggatcttggAGTCACATTCAGAAGAGATTGGCCACTCACCTTCTCCGTGATGTACTGGCAGCGTTTCAGGTCATGATCTCCATCCGGTAAAAGCTCAGGCTCGATGATAGGCACCAGGCCTTGCTGGAAAAGAAGATGTGCTAGGGTCATGTGAACCCCAGCTTAAACTGTCTTTTCGTGTCGACTCACCTGCTGGCAGATACTGGAATAACGGGCCAGAACGTTGGCATTCTCCCTGATGGCTAGCTTTGAGGGGTTGGCATCGCTAATCTTCATCACGCAGCGCCACTTGGCAAAGGAGGCGCCGTCTTTTTTGTATTGGGCACAGCGCTCTGACAAGCCGTCCAAACCTGTGACAAGCGGAGGTCACAGTGCAGAGTATAAGCAACAGCCCGGAAGtcagtgttgggaaagttcattttctacataaactagttcaaattgcagttcacaaattttaaaatgaactgttcagttcatagttcataattcaaaattttgtactaaagttcatggttccaaaaaatgaacttttgtagTTCAGTTGTTTTTGTTCTTAAGTTCACATATGTTTTCTTGAAGTTTCCTGTTTAGCAGTAActggactttttttctggtcggCACCTTTCGGGATGGCTGCAACCCTTTAATTGGGTTTATGAAAGCTGGCCTTTCCACTTTACTCAAAGGCTGTAGGTCTCCCACAATATACCGCAGAACTAGGTTGTCTAGCTGCGGCTGGGAGAGACAGAAAACGGGGCCACTCTGGTATGCTGTTCGCGGTATTTGGGTGGCAGAGGTACTGCTCTGGCCAACCGTTGCCGTCTCTTTTTTAATCGCACATGCTCGCAGTCACAGATACCTAGCAAGGCTTGTTGCATGCTTTATTTTGATGTGCCGTTTAAGGTTGGCTAAAGACGTTACCGACGTACGGACGGTCTTCTTCAATCCAGGTGGACAAAGTTTACATGTAAACGTTATATTTTTGCCATCAGGGTCGGtactgactttttcgtaaaactCTTTTAAATGCTGGTACTGTGTAGAAAGTTGCTCTGAGTGGGCCAGGTTTCGAGAGCTGCCAGCTTCTGTGTCCATGCTGCCGTTGTTGTGATGACGTATTTGCTTAAACAATACGGCCGTGACAGGCAGCTTGGGTCGCCAGGTTGGATAATTTTCCGCTATTAAGGTTAGTTTTTTCATTGTGTGTTTTTAGCCTATGGCTTTATATGCAGTTTTGTCGGTAAGGCTCTAAATGTGATGAACTCATGAACGAAGTTTTGAGCACCGCTCACAACCGCTAGAATGAGCGCGTTCACAGTAACGTTCATGAGACAGAaatatgatgcgttcaattcacgttcgcccaaaatatgaacgtgttcatgaacgatcgttcattgAACGCATTCATGCACAACACTGCCGGCAGTCTTCCAGTACTCACCCTGGGTGGTGGTTTCTCCGCAGGTTCCAGCTAGAGGAACAACGCCTTTGTCAACCTGAGCAATAAAAGTAAAACACAGTTGTGGTGGGGAAAGTTCATtttttacagcttaaaaatgagcaTACCTTGACGCCAACCAGTATGCCTCGGTCCCGAATCATCTTAACAAAGCTGACCCCGCCGTCCGAGTGCTGATACAGCGTCTCGTGGAAGAAAATGACTCCGCCAATGCAGCCGTTAACGCGCTCGTCCGCGCTGAACAGGATTTGACGGAACTGACGACGGTTCTCCTCCGTGTTCTCCACGCCCACCTGGGCGAGGCGCTTGGCCATGCTGCCTGCCACAAACAGACATGCTCAGAAACGAGCAGTATTTAAATACAAGGGTAAATTGCGAAGTTGTTTACGTACCCACTGACTCGTCAGCGGCCAAGATGCCCTTCCCCAAAGAGACGATGCGCATGGCGGTCTCATGAAGTTCCTTCTTCTGGGCCTCAGACAGGGCAGCGAATTGGTGCGTCATATTGTGGAACTGGATGACCTTCAATTAgtcctgtcaaacgattacattttttaatcgagttaattacagctaaaaaattaattaatcgcaattaatcgaattcaaaccatctataaaatatgccatatttctttgtaaattattgttggaatggaaagataagacacaaaacggatatatacattcaacatacggtacataagtactgaactgtttattataacaataaatcaacgagatggcattaacattagggttgttccgatcatgttttttttctagtttgagtttgagtatctgccgatcccgatatttcccgattccattgctttttttttggtcccgattcaattccaatcattcccgataatttttcccgattatatacattttggcaatgcattaagaaaaaaatgaataaaactcggacgaatatatacattcaacatacagtacataagtactgtatttgtttattatgacaataaatcctcaagatggcacttatattattaacattctttctgtgagagggatccacggatagaaagacttgtaattcttaaaggataaatgtgaccttgtatattgtgactaaatattgccatctagtgtatttgttgagctttcaataaatgatactgtagccatttaacttctgcccaaatgcatgatgggaagtgcaaccatgactgtgcgtagtggtaccaattgatatatcttctctgcgttgggaagtaacataaggtgttaagacaaagatcaattgccaccttgcttcctcacattgcttcccatgatatttctaatcatagggagagggattgcaatgctttagtcaatttaaaaaaggctccaaaggctgccaaaattcactccactcattttgcgctgccttttgtctcgctatataggtaaaacggcgtcattatagattaagcgcgacaatgagtgagagggtcgtgcagcgcatgcattaattgcgttaaatattttaacatgacgcactttttaaaaaattaattgccgccgt encodes:
- the LOC130917473 gene encoding fructose-bisphosphate aldolase C-like — its product is MTHQFAALSEAQKKELHETAMRIVSLGKGILAADESVGSMAKRLAQVGVENTEENRRQFRQILFSADERVNGCIGGVIFFHETLYQHSDGGVSFVKMIRDRGILVGVKVDKGVVPLAGTCGETTTQGLDGLSERCAQYKKDGASFAKWRCVMKISDANPSKLAIRENANVLARYSSICQQQGLVPIIEPELLPDGDHDLKRCQYITEKVLTAVYQAMSDHHVYLEGTLLKPNMVTPGHGCSKKYSPEDVAMATLTALRRTVPPAVAGVAFLSGGQSEEEASVHLNAINNCPLAKPWTLTFSFGRALQASALRAWRGHKENEKAATEQFIKRAEVNSLACRGKYKGADNYADSAHGVYGSCYSF